In Ruegeria sp. YS9, the genomic window TTCAGGGTTGATGTAAACGTGATACGTCTCACCCGTTGCGACGTGGTTCCACAGTTCAACCGCGCCGATTTCCACGATCCGATCGCCGCTTTCGGGATCGAAACCCGTGGTTTCGGTGTCGAGTACAATTTCACGCATCTGCCATCCCCGCCCGTATCTGCCTGACCACATCCTGCACCTGCGCGCGGGCGTGGTCCAGAGAGTCGGTCACGATGACGTAATCCGACCGCGCGCATTTTTCTTCATTCGGCATCTGCTTGGCGCGGATTTGCTCAAACTGCGCCTCGGTCATTGTGCCCCGTTCCATGACACGCCGCTTTTGCTCGTCGGCCGGGATCGAAACACACGCCACCGCGTCCATCGCCGCGTCACCGCCCGTTTCAAACAAAAGCGGAATATCGAACACCAGGATGTCGTGTGTCGCGGTTTCACGAAATGCTGCGCGGTCAGCAGCGACCAGAGGGTGAACGATGGCTTCGATGGCCTTCAGCGCAGCGGGATCGGCGGCAATAATCTGTTTCAGTGCCTCCCGGTTGACCGCACCGTCCTGTATGGCCGCCGGAAACAGTCGTTCCATGGGGCCAACGGCCGCGCCCCCCCTGGAATACAGGCGATGCACCGCCGCATCCGCATCCCACAGGGCACAGCCTTCTTCGACGAACATCTGCGCCGTTGTGCTTTTCCCCATGCCGATGGAACCGGTCAGGCCTAGCGCGAAACTCATGCCAAGGCCGCCGCACGCGCATCAGCATCAACTTCGGGGCGCACACCGAACCAGCGTTCGAAACCGGGTACCGCCTGGTGCAACAACATGCCCAGCCCATCGACTGCGGTGCATCCTGCCTGTTCTGCGGTTTGCAACAGGCGGGTTTTCAAAGGCGCATAAACCAGATCCGTTACCACGGCACCGGGCTGCAACCCATCGAGTGGAACCCGCAATTCCGGTTGACCCTGCATGCCCAACGAGGTGGTGTTCACCACGAGCTCTGCGTTTTCGATGACATTTCCGGCCTGAACCCAATCCACCACGCGGATACGTTGGCCGAATTCCTCTTTCAGATGATCCGCACGGGCGCGGGTTCGGTTGGTCAGCAGGATTTCCGGGACACCCGCGTCAGACAATGCCTGCAACACGGCGCGCGCGGCCCCTCCGGCCCCGAAGACAACAGCCGGCCCGTCCTTTGCATTCCAGTCCGGTGCACCGGTGCGAAGATTCTCCATGAACCCGTACCCGTCAGTGTTATCCGCGTGGATCGAGCCATCTTCACGAAAGACCAGAGTGTTCGCAGCACCTATCACCGTCGCACGGTCAGACGCATGATCCGCGATCTTCAAGGCGGCTTCCTTGTGGGGAACGGTCACATTGGCGCCGACAAAACCCGCCTTGGGCAGGGTGCGCAGCACGGCTTCCAGATCGGCGGGTGCCACATCCATCGGGATGTAATGACCGGCAAGACCGTATGTCTTCAGCCAATGACCATGCAGTTTGGGGGATCGTGAGTGACCAATGGGATGTCCAATCACACCGGCCAAAGGAACCCGATAGTCCGTCATTGATCGATTACCCCTTTGACAGCCAGAAAGTTGAGCAGCTCCAACAGGGGCATACCCAAAACGTTAAAATAGTCGCCGTCAATGGTGGCGAACAGGCGGACACCTTCTTCCTCCAGCTTGTAGGCTCCGACGGCATGCCGGATACTGTCCCAGTTTCGCGCCACATAGTCTTTCAGATAGGCGTCGGAACTGGCCCGCATCCGCAACCGCACCTGCCCTACATGCCGCCAGATCGGCTCTCCATTCTGATAGATCACGGCCGCGGACAAAAGCATGTGCCGCTTGCCTCGCATGGCTTTCAGCTGGGCCAACGCCTGTTCGGGGGTTTCCGGCTTTGATATCAGCTGACCGTCAAAGTCCAGAACCTGATCACATCCCAGAACCATGGATCCGGGGTTTTTGTCGCTGACCTTCCGTGCCTTCATTTCTGCGAGTGTATCGGCAATGTCCCGTGGAGATGCGTTTTCAGCCAGCAGGGCGCGTTTGGCCGTCTCTTCATCCACGCGCGCGGTTTGAACCACAAACGGTACGCCTGCATTTTCAAGCAGCTGCGCGCGAATGGCGGACCCGGAAGCAAGAAGAATGGGGACAGACATGTGGAAAACCCCGTGCGCAAATCATTGAGAGTTCAGGGATGCTTTGTATGGGTTTCCGGTTGACACGCAACCCCGTGGATTTCGCGACAAAGATCCCCGAGTCGCTCAAATCCCATCCCGTCCGGACAAGGATAAGTCAGTTTCTCTGGAAAACCTCGATATCCCGAATTCTCCTACCAGTTATCCCCAAGTGAAACAAGGAAGGATGAGAATAAACCATTGATTTTAAATGTTTAAAATATCCACCAACAGAATCACCTAAAGAATTCCGTGATCTGTCCACCTGGGGAAAACGCTTGTGTAAAAAAGTAATCCACGGATTTTGCTCACCCTACAAAACCATCATCCTTTTTCTTTTCTTATTTTTTTATTAGGGAGGGTTCCGAACAACGCCCGGAGCCGAAATGACCGATCTTCTTTTCACACTGTATCCGTGGGTGAAGTCACTTCATATCATGGCGGTGATTTCCTGGATGGCAGGCCTGTTCTATCTGCCCAGGCTGTTTGTCTATCACGTTGAGAAAGCTCAGGCCGTCGATGGCGCACAGGAAATTTTCTTTGAAATGGAAGAAAAGCTGCTGCGTGTGATCATGGGCCCGGCGATGATCGTAGCGTGGGTCTGTGGTTTGATCATGGTGTTTACGCCGGGCATCGTGGGGTGGGAATGGAGCTGGCCCTGGGTCAAGGGCGCCGCCGTGATCGGCATGACATGGTTTCATCACTGGTTGATGGCGCGACGCAAGGATATCCTGGAAGGGCGAAACAAGCTCACTGGACGGCAGTTTCGCATGATGAACGAGGTCCCGACCGTTTTGATGGTTGCCATCGTTCTGGCGGTCGTTCTGAAGTTCTGAGGGCCTGTTTGACTCCGAACCGCACTGCGCTTATGTAGGGATCAACACGCCCGTCCGGGCGGCGTATCTTCCATACTGAAATTCCACTTCGTGCCGCGCTGTGAGCGGTGAAGGTATATATCATGACAACCGAATCCCTGAATCTTGCTGATCTGAAAGCCAAAAGCCCCAAAGACCTTCTGGCGATGGCCGAAGAACTGGAGATCGAAAACGCCTCGACCATGCGCAAGGGCGAGATGATGTTCCAGATTCTGCGTGAACGCGCGGATGAGGGCTGGACCGTCGGTGGCGATGGCGTGCTTGAAGTGCTTCAGGACGGTTTCGGTTTCCTGCGCTCGCCCGAGGCGAACTATCTGCCCGGCCCGGATGACATCTATGTCTCACCCGAGATGATCCGCCAGCACTCATTGCGGACAGGGGATACCGTCGAAGGCGAGATCAAGGCTCCGGATGAGAATGAGCGCTATTTCGCGCTGACGAAGGTGACCAAGATCAACTTCGAAGATCCGGAAAAGGCCAAGCACAAGATCCTGTTCGACAACCTGACGCCGCTCTACCCGGATGAGCGGCTGAAGATGGAGATCGAGGATCCGACCATCAAGGACAAGTCCGCCCGCGTGATCGACCTGGTCGCGCCGATCGGCAAGGGCCAGCGGTCGTTGATCGTGGCGCCGCCGCGCACCGGTAAGACGGTGATCCTGCAAAACATCGCGCATTCGATTGAACGCAACCATCCGGAATGCTACCTGATCGTGCTGCTGATCGACGAACGCCCCGAAGAGGTGACGGACATGCAGCGGTCTGTGAAGGGCGAGGTGGTGTCTTCGACCTTTGATGAACCGGCGTCGCGTCACGTTGCCGTGTCGGAAATGGTGATCGAAAAAGCCAAGCGTTTGGTCGAACATAAACGAGATGTTGTTATTCTTCTCGACTCGATCACAAGACTTGGTAGGGCCTTTAACACCGTGGTCCCATCCTCGGGCAAGGTTCTGACCGGTGGTGTGGACGCAAACGCCCTGCAACGGCCCAAGCGGTTCTTTGGTGCGGCGCGGAACATCGAGGAAGGCGGATCGCTGACCATCATCGCAACCGCACTGATTGATACCGGCAGCCGGATGGACGAAGTCATCTTTGAAGAATTCAAAGGTACGGGTAACTCGGAAATCGTTCTGGATCGCAAGATCGCAGACAAGCGTGTGTTCCCGGCCATCGACATCCTCAAATCCGGCACCCGAAAAGAGGACCTGCTGGTCGACAAGGGCGACCTGGCCAAGACCTTCGTTCTGCGGCGTATCCTCAACCCGATGGGCACGACCGACGCAATCGAGTTCTTGCTGTCCAAGTTGAAGCAGACAAAGACAAACAGCGAATTCTTCGATTCCATGAACACCTGATACTGGTCTTTAACTCTAGCGAGGCCTTCGAATGGATACG contains:
- a CDS encoding CopD family protein is translated as MTDLLFTLYPWVKSLHIMAVISWMAGLFYLPRLFVYHVEKAQAVDGAQEIFFEMEEKLLRVIMGPAMIVAWVCGLIMVFTPGIVGWEWSWPWVKGAAVIGMTWFHHWLMARRKDILEGRNKLTGRQFRMMNEVPTVLMVAIVLAVVLKF
- a CDS encoding shikimate dehydrogenase, which translates into the protein MTDYRVPLAGVIGHPIGHSRSPKLHGHWLKTYGLAGHYIPMDVAPADLEAVLRTLPKAGFVGANVTVPHKEAALKIADHASDRATVIGAANTLVFREDGSIHADNTDGYGFMENLRTGAPDWNAKDGPAVVFGAGGAARAVLQALSDAGVPEILLTNRTRARADHLKEEFGQRIRVVDWVQAGNVIENAELVVNTTSLGMQGQPELRVPLDGLQPGAVVTDLVYAPLKTRLLQTAEQAGCTAVDGLGMLLHQAVPGFERWFGVRPEVDADARAAALA
- the rho gene encoding transcription termination factor Rho; translated protein: MTTESLNLADLKAKSPKDLLAMAEELEIENASTMRKGEMMFQILRERADEGWTVGGDGVLEVLQDGFGFLRSPEANYLPGPDDIYVSPEMIRQHSLRTGDTVEGEIKAPDENERYFALTKVTKINFEDPEKAKHKILFDNLTPLYPDERLKMEIEDPTIKDKSARVIDLVAPIGKGQRSLIVAPPRTGKTVILQNIAHSIERNHPECYLIVLLIDERPEEVTDMQRSVKGEVVSSTFDEPASRHVAVSEMVIEKAKRLVEHKRDVVILLDSITRLGRAFNTVVPSSGKVLTGGVDANALQRPKRFFGAARNIEEGGSLTIIATALIDTGSRMDEVIFEEFKGTGNSEIVLDRKIADKRVFPAIDILKSGTRKEDLLVDKGDLAKTFVLRRILNPMGTTDAIEFLLSKLKQTKTNSEFFDSMNT
- the coaE gene encoding dephospho-CoA kinase (Dephospho-CoA kinase (CoaE) performs the final step in coenzyme A biosynthesis.), whose product is MSFALGLTGSIGMGKSTTAQMFVEEGCALWDADAAVHRLYSRGGAAVGPMERLFPAAIQDGAVNREALKQIIAADPAALKAIEAIVHPLVAADRAAFRETATHDILVFDIPLLFETGGDAAMDAVACVSIPADEQKRRVMERGTMTEAQFEQIRAKQMPNEEKCARSDYVIVTDSLDHARAQVQDVVRQIRAGMADA
- a CDS encoding nucleoside triphosphate pyrophosphatase, encoding MSVPILLASGSAIRAQLLENAGVPFVVQTARVDEETAKRALLAENASPRDIADTLAEMKARKVSDKNPGSMVLGCDQVLDFDGQLISKPETPEQALAQLKAMRGKRHMLLSAAVIYQNGEPIWRHVGQVRLRMRASSDAYLKDYVARNWDSIRHAVGAYKLEEEGVRLFATIDGDYFNVLGMPLLELLNFLAVKGVIDQ